One window of Vanessa atalanta chromosome 9, ilVanAtal1.2, whole genome shotgun sequence genomic DNA carries:
- the LOC125066148 gene encoding zinc finger protein 99-like isoform X1 has protein sequence MDLRNLIFSYNNSSKTMMKCKICLRSSENLKMTHFNEKYVSHFNLLTDLKIQLCDVKREQMCEYCLEMLSLFVDFRNKCIQAHSAFQDIYVCEEKMKIENEYKDIIDERNYITEDNIKIETNVNHDLCSDDNHPRDLIDLEDHSVNDLLEAVIKSETIQANFSKQKKELIVASNFHCGLCTKQFADRSILLNHLDIHRIKYDKICSLCSERFSDWQQLLSHRLKHLPWKDKTCHLCYKRFQSSIYLEHHYKNAHSPDEKTHLRCVQCYKIYKTPRQLRKHIWGCHSNKKFICDYCSKEFTSKQQIRIHMVVHLENKPFACDLCEFSCKFIGNLKSHKLRRHTPKRVYCNKCNRVFGNQLIHDNHKCVQKLLVCSTCGKTFQGSRQLTRHMSSHEAEGRHRCERCPAVYKTRDALRAHRDRHDGVRSKRCEYCPKTFYTTSVLIKHRRTHTGIKPYVCRICQKAFTGNNNLKVHMRVHGEYVITKKVQTDVENTNRKLAK, from the exons ATGGATTtaaggaatttaattttttcgtatAATAATTCTTCTAAAACTATGATGAAGTGTAAAATTTGTCTAAGATCTAGCGAAAACTTGAAAATGAcgcattttaatgaaaaatatgtatcacactttaatttattaaccgATTTAAAG aTTCAACTTTGTGATGTTAAGCGAGAGCAAATGTGTGAATATTGCCTTGAAATGTTGAGCTTGTTCGTggattttagaaataaatgcaTACAAGCACATAGTGCTTTCCAGGACATCTATGTTTGTGAAGag aaGATGAAAATCGAAAAcgaatataaagatataattgatgaaagaaattatataaccgaagataatattaaaatagaaacaaatgTCAATCATGATCTCTGTTCTGATGACAACCATCCACGAGATCTCATAGATTTAGAGGATCATTCAGTAAATGATCTTCTTGAAGCAGTCATAAAAAGTGAAACTATCCAAG CTAATTTTAGCAAGCAGAAAAAAGAACTCATTGTAGCATCCAACTTCCATTGTG GCTTATGTACCAAACAATTTGCTGATAGAAGTATCTTATTGAATCACTTAGATATACatagaattaaatatgataagatATGCTCACTGTGTTCAGAGAGATTTAGTGATTGGCAGCAGCTACTTTCGCATAGACTGAAACATCTGCCGTGGAAAGACAAAACATGTCACCTTTGCTACAAAAGATTTCAATCATCTATCTATTTGGAACACCATTACAAAAATGCTCACTCACCTGATGAG aaaactcATTTAAGATGTGTTCaatgttacaaaatttataaaaccccAAGGCAATTACGAAAACACATCTGGGGATGTCATTCCAATAAGAAATTTATCTGTGATTACTGTTCGAAAGA ATTCACAAGTAAACAGCAAATAAGAATACACATGGTGGTGCATCTGGAAAACAAACCATTTGCATGCGATTTGTGTGAATTTTCATGCAAATTTATTGGAAATCTAAAA AGTCACAAATTAAGGAGACACACGCCTAAAAgagtttattgtaataaatgcaATCGAGTTTTCGGCAATCAGCTCATCCATGACAACCACAAATGTGTCCAAAAGTTGTTAGTGTGCTCGACGTGCGGTAAAACATTTCAAGGGTCTAGACAG CTCACCAGACACATGTCGAGCCACGAGGCGGAGGGCCGGCACCGCTGCGAGCGCTGCCCCGCCGTGTACAAGACGCGCGACGCCCTGCGCGCGCACCGCGACCGGCACGACGGGGTGCGCTCCAAGCGCTGCGAGTACTGTCCCAAGACCTTCTACACCACCTCCGTGCTCATCAAGCATCGCCGCACGCACACAG gtATTAAACCATACGTCTGTAGAATATGTCAAAAGGCTTTCACTGGAAATAACAATCTCAAAGTACACATGCGAGTTCACGGCGAATACGTAATTACGAAAAAAGTTCAAACCGATGTAGAAAATACGAATAGAAAGCTGGCCAAATGA
- the LOC125066148 gene encoding zinc finger protein 271-like isoform X2, translated as MDLRNLIFSYNNSSKTMMKCKICLRSSENLKMTHFNEKYVSHFNLLTDLKIQLCDVKREQMCEYCLEMLSLFVDFRNKCIQAHSAFQDIYVCEEKMKIENEYKDIIDERNYITEDNIKIETNVNHDLCSDDNHPRDLIDLEDHSVNDLLEAVIKSETIQANFSKQKKELIVASNFHCGLCTKQFADRSILLNHLDIHRIKYDKICSLCSERFSDWQQLLSHRLKHLPWKDKTCHLCYKRFQSSIYLEHHYKNAHSPDEKTHLRCVQCYKIYKTPRQLRKHIWGCHSNKKFICDYCSKEFTSKQQIRIHMVVHLENKPFACDLCEFSCKFIGNLKSHKLRRHTPKRVYCNKCNRVFGNQLIHDNHKCVQKLLVCSTCGKTFQGSRQRSSPDTCRATRRRAGTAASAAPPCTRRATPCARTATGTTGCAPSAASTVPRPSTPPPCSSSIAARTQVLNHTSVEYVKRLSLEITISKYTCEFTANT; from the exons ATGGATTtaaggaatttaattttttcgtatAATAATTCTTCTAAAACTATGATGAAGTGTAAAATTTGTCTAAGATCTAGCGAAAACTTGAAAATGAcgcattttaatgaaaaatatgtatcacactttaatttattaaccgATTTAAAG aTTCAACTTTGTGATGTTAAGCGAGAGCAAATGTGTGAATATTGCCTTGAAATGTTGAGCTTGTTCGTggattttagaaataaatgcaTACAAGCACATAGTGCTTTCCAGGACATCTATGTTTGTGAAGag aaGATGAAAATCGAAAAcgaatataaagatataattgatgaaagaaattatataaccgaagataatattaaaatagaaacaaatgTCAATCATGATCTCTGTTCTGATGACAACCATCCACGAGATCTCATAGATTTAGAGGATCATTCAGTAAATGATCTTCTTGAAGCAGTCATAAAAAGTGAAACTATCCAAG CTAATTTTAGCAAGCAGAAAAAAGAACTCATTGTAGCATCCAACTTCCATTGTG GCTTATGTACCAAACAATTTGCTGATAGAAGTATCTTATTGAATCACTTAGATATACatagaattaaatatgataagatATGCTCACTGTGTTCAGAGAGATTTAGTGATTGGCAGCAGCTACTTTCGCATAGACTGAAACATCTGCCGTGGAAAGACAAAACATGTCACCTTTGCTACAAAAGATTTCAATCATCTATCTATTTGGAACACCATTACAAAAATGCTCACTCACCTGATGAG aaaactcATTTAAGATGTGTTCaatgttacaaaatttataaaaccccAAGGCAATTACGAAAACACATCTGGGGATGTCATTCCAATAAGAAATTTATCTGTGATTACTGTTCGAAAGA ATTCACAAGTAAACAGCAAATAAGAATACACATGGTGGTGCATCTGGAAAACAAACCATTTGCATGCGATTTGTGTGAATTTTCATGCAAATTTATTGGAAATCTAAAA AGTCACAAATTAAGGAGACACACGCCTAAAAgagtttattgtaataaatgcaATCGAGTTTTCGGCAATCAGCTCATCCATGACAACCACAAATGTGTCCAAAAGTTGTTAGTGTGCTCGACGTGCGGTAAAACATTTCAAGGGTCTAGACAG CGTAGCTCACCAGACACATGTCGAGCCACGAGGCGGAGGGCCGGCACCGCTGCGAGCGCTGCCCCGCCGTGTACAAGACGCGCGACGCCCTGCGCGCGCACCGCGACCGGCACGACGGGGTGCGCTCCAAGCGCTGCGAGTACTGTCCCAAGACCTTCTACACCACCTCCGTGCTCATCAAGCATCGCCGCACGCACACAG gtATTAAACCATACGTCTGTAGAATATGTCAAAAGGCTTTCACTGGAAATAACAATCTCAAAGTACACATGCGAGTTCACGGCGAATACGTAA
- the LOC125066143 gene encoding tyrosine-protein kinase transmembrane receptor Ror: MKYFCIIILFVVSHESQSSIFNKTDSFSLLKSNSSDQKGWIIKLDIYFAKTLPSVLQKLPGTDVRFKCEAIMNFTKVEKFTKNKEGIETSLKEFPPDHIQETLMKNVKVYWLKDSKVLLENPRVKILTKIDKTNGTIGTYLRLKNLSIDDTANYTCVIKQNYEKKLSTRLIIEKDTYNQLTYPAVPTIAGNNNEMVLNIKTTPNLISEGMTAEIENNKTNITTIPQKLEPICQEYVGNVCSSHLKGHFVYIPYGTSQAALENKLMKAFQVTKYSNDISSNCERYALPSLCYSTFPICRDPIKTNENFFKEVNNSFKAYTEMNNQQMENSDNQNVSKTADAQTSRYIQVPLILNNLSKDLFNYRYNSTILRRVCKQDCEILENELCQTEYAIAKRHPHIGQQLTLEECQDLPEDDPDCLKIGIGSLMVSDDECYWENGGGYLGRVSVASSGMACIEWSKQLYLKVSDYPELAGRHSYCRNPGGIKTQPWCFVDNDGKTDQLCDIPKCAHKIWIYIVVIFLLLLLLVVGCIICLFYRHKNKGNAATIRDINLPNADKNIYGNSRLNSPIEMNELLTNQNSGSQPHLTTSTRGNGILRIPQYSLSQIKFLEELGEGAFGKVYKGALKKNGETQYVAVKALKENASAKTKADFRREIDLISELTHENIVCIVGVALREEPLCMLFEFMARGDLHEFLMGRAPPSGKGLPSMRLLNIANNIASGMQYLASHHYVHRDLAARNCLVSDDFIVKISDFGLSRDIYSSDYYRVQSKSLLPVRWMPPESILYGKFTTESDIWSYGVVLWEIYSYGLQPYYGYSNQEVIAMVRAGELLMAPSGCPTAMYTLMMECWKHTPQRRPNFEEIVMRLQEWIQMGGCPDTAPSESGSSCGHRPTTSTKEFQERVPLLPPHCSSSNGSLATGSLKKFSAAGSSSKVTDDNFSTCSEVPPLAPKTKKYSSGSLIDTDKIGTKDTVVRIPNKHYGNEI, from the exons ATgaaatacttttgtataattattcttttcGTCGTCTCACATGAAAGTCAGTCGTCGATTTTTAACAAAACGGATTCATTTTCACTGCTTAAATCAAACTCATCTGATCAAAAAGGATGGATCATAAAACTTGATATCTATTTCGCGAAAACACTTCCTTCAGTGTTACAAAAACTACCTGGAACCGACGTTCGCTTTAAATGCGAGGCAATAATGAATTTTACCAAAGttgaaaaatttactaaaaacaaaGAGGGTATAGAAACATCTTTAAAAGAATTTCCTCCAGATCATATTCAAGAAACTTTGATGAAGAATGTCAAAGTATATTGGTTGAAAGATAGCAAAGTGTTGTTAGAAAATCCGAGAGTCAAAATTCTTACTAAAATAGACAAAACAAACGGCACCATTGGTACATATCTtagattaaaaaacttaagcatTGATGATACAGCAAACTATACTTgtgttattaaacaaaattacgaaaaaaagtTGTCAACAAGGCTCATTATTGAAAAAGATACTTACAACCAGCTGACATACCCTGCAGTTCCTACAATTGCTGGCAACAACAATGAGATGGTgttgaatattaaaacaacaccCAATTTAATATCTGAAGGTATGACAgcagaaattgaaaataataaaactaatattacaacAATTCCACAAAAACTAGAACCAATATGTCAAGAATATGTAGGAAATGTCTGTAGCTCTCATTTGAAGGGTCATTTTGTTTACATTCCTTATGGGACTTCTCAAGCTGCTCTTGAGAACAAACTTATGAAAGCTTTTCAGGTCACAAAATACTCAAACGATATAAGCTCCAATTGTGAACGGTATGCTCTTCCTAGTTTATGCTATTCCACTTTCCCAATATGCAGAGAccctataaaaacaaatgaaaacttttttaaggAAGTTAACAACAGTTTTAAAGCATATACTGAAATGAACAATCAACAAATGGAAAACTCAGATAATCAAAATGTATCTAAAACAGCTGATGCTCAAACATCTCGATATATACAAGTACccctaattttaaataatttatccaaagatttattcaattatCGCTACAATTCCACAATACTGCGACGTGTATGTAAACAAGATTgtgaaatattagaaaatgaaCTCTGTCAAACAGAATATGCCATTGCTAAAAGACACCCCCACATTGGGCAACAGCTGACATTGGAAGAATGCCAGGATCTGCCTGAGGATGATCCAGATTGTCTTAAGATAGGCATTGGCAGTCTAATGGTTTCAGATGATGAATGTTACTGGGAAAATGGAGGTGGATATCTCGGTAGAGTGAGTGTAGCAAGTTCTGGTATGGCATGTATTGAATGGTCTAAGCAGCTCTATTTAAAAGTTTCCGACTATCCTGAATTAGCAGGTAGACATAGCTATTGCAGAAATCCTGGTGGAATCAAAACCCAACCATGGTGTTTTGTTGATAATGATGGAAAAACAGATCAACTATGTGACATCCCAAAATGTGCTCACAAAATATGGATTTACATTGTTGTaatttttcttcttttgttGTTACTGGTTGTTGGATGTATAATTTGCCTCTTTTATAGACACAAAAATAAAGGAAATGCTGCCACAATTAGGGACATTAATCTTCCTAATGCTGACAAAAACATCTATGGAAATTCAAGATTGAATTCACCTATagaaatgaatgaattattaactAATCAAAACAGTGGCAGTCAACCACATCTGACAACTTCAACAAGAGGAAATGGTATCCTACGTATACCTCAATACTCATTATCACAAATCAAATTCTTGGAAGAATTAGGTGAAGGTGCTTTCGGTAAAGTTTATAAAGGAGCATTGAAAAAGAATGGTGAAACTCAATATGTGGCTGTTAAAGCATTAAAAGAAAATGCTTCTGCTAAAACAAAAGCTGATTTTAGAAGggaaattgatttaatatcaGAATTAACACATGAGAATATAGTATGTATTGTCGGAGTAGCTCTCAGAGAGGAACCACTATGTATGCTGTTTGAGTTTATGGCCCGTGGAGACTTACATGAATTTCTCATGGGCCGTGCACCTCCATCTGGCAAGGGTTTGCCTTCAATGAGACTACTGAACATTGCCAATAATATTGCATCAGGTATGCAGTATCTTGCCTCACATCATTATGTGCACAGAGATTTGGCTGCAAGAAATTGCCTTGTGTCAGatgattttatagtaaaaatatcagATTTTGGACTTTCTAGGGATATTTATAGCTCGGATTATTATAGA GTGCAATCTAAGAGTCTACTACCAGTGAGGTGGATGCCTCCTGAGTCAATCCTCTATGGTAAATTTACGACTGAAAGTGATATTTGGTCCTATGGAGTTGTATTGTGGGAGATCTATAGCTATGGATTGCAGCCGTACTATGG atatagcaATCAGGAAGTGATAGCAATGGTCCGTGCTGGTGAGCTATTGATGGCTCCTTCAGGATGCCCAACAGCCATGTATACTCTCATGATGGAATGTTGGAAACATACACCTCAAAGGAGACCAAATTTTGAAGAAATTGTTATGAG attacagGAATGGATACAAATGGGTGGGTGTCCAGACACGGCTCCTTCTGAGTCTGGCAGTAGTTGCGGGCATCGGCCGACAACGTCTACAAAGGAATTCCAAGAGCGAGTCCCGCTTCTACCACCTCACTGTTCCTCCTCAAACGGCTCACTCGCTACCGGAAGCCTCAAGAAATTTAGTGCAGCTGGATCCAGTTCTAAAGTGACCGATGATAATTTCTCCACATGTAGCGAAGTACCACCTCTTGCGCCCAAGACTAAAAAGTACAGCTCGGGATCCCTCATAGACACGGATAAAATCGGTACCAAGGACACTGTCGTTAGAATACCCAATAAACATTACGGCAACGAAATATAA
- the LOC125066151 gene encoding RNA polymerase II transcriptional coactivator yields the protein MPKNKKKAESSSSDSDDGPVDKNQPPEKKAKMGSRTDDKEPTWVLQGKKLVKIREFKGKVYIDIREFYEKNGELLPGKKGISMTPDMWRKLLSLSDEINETISSMC from the exons atgccgaaaaataagaaaaaagcaGAAAGTTCCAGCAGCGATAGCGATGATGGGCCGGTTGAC AAAAACCAACCCCCAGAGAAGAAGGCAAAGATGGGTTCAAGAACAGATGACAAGGAACCAACTTGGGTCTTACAAGGAAAGAAATTGGTAAAAATTCGGGAATTTAAGGGAAAAGTTTACATAGATATAAGAGAATTTTATGAAAAGAATGGGGAATTATTACCAGGAAAAAAAGGAATTAGCATGACTCCTGACATGTGGCGGAAACTTTTGTCATTATCAGATGAAATTAATGAAACTATTAGTTCGATGTGTTAA